The Coffea arabica cultivar ET-39 chromosome 1e, Coffea Arabica ET-39 HiFi, whole genome shotgun sequence genome has a window encoding:
- the LOC113711061 gene encoding E3 ubiquitin-protein ligase AIRP2-like gives MGKSFKDSLKALEADIQLANTLALSYPREIDGACLQMRLSYAPAAHIFLFLVQWFDCQLAGALGLLRILVSMAYADGRPAMSSYERKASIREFYGIIFPSLLQLQRGITDLEDNKQKKICSLKYSRRDEMDRGKISEIDLEREKECGICMEINGKVVLPYCGHSLCLRCYRDWRRRSQSCPFCRTTLKRVNSSDIWICTDSSEIVDLSVILEENLQRLFMFIEKLPLLLPDSLLNQHNFAIR, from the exons ATGGGGAAGTCATTTAAGGATTCTCTTAAAGCTCTTGAAGCAGATATTCAGCTCGCAAATACTCT GGCTTTGAGTTATCCAAGGGAAATTGATGGAGCATGCCTTCAAATGCGGCTCTCTTATGCTCCAGCTGCACAtatcttcctttttcttgttcAGTGGTTTGATTGTCAGCTTGCTGGCGCTCTTGGCTTGCTTCGAATTCTCGTATCTATG GCATATGCAGATGGCAGACCTGCTATGTCTAGTTATGAAAGGAAAGCAAGCATCAGAGAATTTTATG GTAtaatttttccttctttattGCAACTTCAAAGAGGGATTACAGATTTGGAAGACAACAAACAGAAAAAGATATGTTCACTTAAGTACTCAAGAAGGGATGAAATGGATCGTGGAAAAATATCTGAAATTGATctagaaagagaaaaggaatgTGGAATTTGCATGGAAATCAATGGCAAGGTTGTGTTGCCTTATTGCGGCCACTCTTTGTGCCTAAGGTGTTATCGTGATTG GCGTCGCCGATCTCAGTCCTGTCCCTTTTGCCGGACCACTCTCAAACGAGTGAATTCAAGTGACATCTGGATCTGCACTGATAGCAGTGAAATTGTTGATTTATCTGTGATTCTGGAAGAGAATTTGCAGAGGCTGTTTATGTTCATTGAAAAGTTGCCCCTTCTTCTTCCAGATTCATTGTTAAACCAACACAATTTCGCTATTAGGTGA
- the LOC113711053 gene encoding ammonium transporter 1 member 3: MEVSWEESVTYSINTIYLLFSSYLVFVMQLGFAMLCAGSVRAKNAMNIMLTNVVDAVVGSISYYLFGFAFAFGDGSNSNPFIGTEFFALKGIPSGSYSYSFFLYQWAFAIAVAGITSGSIAERTQFSAYLIFSFFLTGFVYPIVARWIWSSSGWLSPSSSGSLLFGSGAIDFAGSGVVHLVGGVAGLWGSLIEGPRVGRFDAFGKPVAMRGHNSTLVVLGTFLLWFGWFGFNPGSFDKILVAYPNTSDQGNWTGVSRTAVTTTLAGSTAGIVTLFGRRILVGHWDALDVCNGVLGGFVAITSGCSVVEPWAAIVCGFVAAWVLIGLNILCLKLGFDDPLEATQLHGGCGAWGLIFTGLFAKEEFIIQAYNSGDSSVSRPYGLLLGGGWGLVGAQVIELLVIFGWVSITMGPMFYTLHKLKILRISVEEEVAGLDISSHGGYAYNALQQEGNRTSILR, from the coding sequence ATGGAGGTGTCTTGGGAAGAGAGTGTTACATACTCAATAAACACCATTTATCTTCTCTTTTCATCCTACTTGGTCTTCGTCATGCAGCTTGGCTTTGCCATGCTATGCGCTGGTTCAGTCCGAGCCAAGAATGCCATGAACATCATGCTTACAAACGTGGTCGATGCAGTTGTGGGCAGCATTTCTTACTATCTCTTCGGCTTTGCCTTCGCCTTCGGGGATGGATCCAATTCAAACCCCTTCATAGGCACTGAATTCTTTGCCCTTAAAGGCATTCCTTCGGGCTCTTACAGCTATAGCTTCTTTCTTTACCAATGGGCTTTTGCCATAGCCGTGGCTGGGATAACCAGTGGCTCCATTGCCGAGAGAACTCAGTTCTCTGCTTACctcattttctctttcttccttacTGGCTTTGTTTACCCAATCGTTGCTCGTTGGATTTGGTCATCCAGCGGCTGGCTCAGTCCCAGCTCCTCCGGTTCCTTGCTGTTTGGTTCTGGCGCCATTGATTTTGCCGGGAGCGGTGTTGTGCATTTGGTAGGAGGAGTTGCTGGGCTTTGGGGTTCATTGATAGAGGGCCCGAGAGTGGGTCGGTTTGATGCTTTTGGTAAGCCCGTGGCAATGAGAGGCCACAATTCAACTTTGGTGGTCCTGGGCACATTCTTGTTGTGGTTTGGATGGTTTGGGTTCAATCCAGGTTCTTTTGATAAAATACTCGTGGCTTACCCAAATACTTCTGATCAGGGTAACTGGACCGGGGTCAGTCGGACTGCCGTTACGACCACGCTGGCTGGATCCACTGCCGGAATTGTCACCCTGTTCGGCCGGCGGATACTGGTAGGCCACTGGGATGCACTGGATGTTTGCAATGGAGTGCTTGGTGGCTTTGTTGCCATTACATCTGGCTGCTCTGTTGTCGAGCCATGGGCTGCAATAGTTTGCGGATTCGTCGCAGCTTGGGTCTTGATTGGACTTAATattttgtgtttgaaacttggaTTTGATGATCCACTGGAGGCAACCCAACTCCATGGAGGTTGTGGGGCTTGGGGGCTGATTTTTACAGGTTTGTTTGCCAAAGAGGAATTCATTATTCAAGCATACAACTCAGGCGACAGCAGTGTCTCGCGACCTTATGGACTGCTGCTGGGCGGTGGCTGGGGCCTGGTGGGAGCCCAAGTCATTGAACTGCTAGTCATTTTTGGCTGGGTTAGTATCACAATGGGGCCCATGTTCTATACGCTGCACAAGCTGAAAATCTTAAGGATATCTGTGGAAGAGGAGGTTGCTGGTCTGGACATCTCCAGCCATGGAGGATATGCCTACAATGCTCTCCAACAAGAAGGAAACAGGACCTCGATTTTACGCTGA
- the LOC113711045 gene encoding non-specific phospholipase C1-like, whose translation MVQRTLFAQLTIFFLLYLVLIPSPSLSFPFKKKQHKIDGPIKTVVILVMENRSFDHVLGWLKKARPDIDGLTGSEFNHLNASDPTSAKYYVTDNAVFVDSDPGHSIQAIREQIFGCNDSSANPAPMNGFVQQAESMGVEGMSRTVMSGFKPELVPVYAELANEFAVLDRWFASVPASTQPNRFYVHSATSHGASSNVRKDLIHGFPQKTIFDSLDENDLTFGIYYQNIPATLFFKSLRKLKHIFKFHYYGLKFKWHARLGKLPNYVVIEQRYFDVNLVPANDDHPSHDVAVGQKFVKEVYETLRASPQWKEMALLITYDEHGGFYDHVPTPVEGVPNPDGIIGPDPYYFAFDRLGVRVPTLLISPWIDKGAVIHEPNGPTPHSQFEHSSIPATVKKLFNLKSNFLTKRDAWAGTFENAFKLRETPRDDCPEKLPEVMQSLRPRGPREDVELSEFQLELIQLASQLNGDHVLNAYPDIGKGMTVGEANRYAEDAVERFLEAGRAALRAGANESAIVIMKPSLTTRTAAEDARYLETF comes from the exons ATGGTTCAGCGAACATTGTTTGCCCAATTAACCATCTTCTTCTTGCTGTATCTGGTCTTAATCCCTTCTCCTTCACTCTCCTTTCCTTTCAAAAAAAAGCAACACAAGATTGATGGACCCATTAAGACCGTCGTCATTTTGGTCATGGAGAACCGCTCCTTCGACCACGTTTTGGGTTGGCTGAAGAAGGCCCGCCCCGATATTGATGGCCTCACTGGCTCCGAGTTCAACCACCTCAACGCCTCCGACCCCACTTCTGCTAAGTATTACGTCACCGACAACGCCGTTTTTGTCGATTCTGACCCCGGTCACTCCATTCAAGCCATCCGGGAACAAATATTCGGGTGCAACGATTCGTCGGCCAACCCGGCACCCATGAACGGGTTCGTTCAGCAAGCTGAGAGCATGGGCGTTGAGGGGATGTCGCGAACCGTCATGAGCGGGTTTAAACCGGAGCTCGTGCCGGTTTATGCCGAGTTAGCAAACGAGTTCGCGGTGTTGGACCGCTGGTTTGCGTCGGTGCCCGCGTCAACTCAGCCGAATCGGTTCTACGTTCACTCAGCCACCTCCCACGGAGCATCGAGTAACGTAAGGAAGGATTTAATTCATGGGTTTCCACAAAAAACAATTTTTGATTCGTTGGACGAAAATGACCTCACGTTTGGGATTTATTACCAGAACATCCCAGCTACACTCTTCTTCAAGagcttgagaaagctcaaacaTATATTTAAGTTTCATTATTACGGATTAAAGTTTAAGTGGCACGCCAGATTAGGGAAGCTTCCGAATTACGTGGTGATTGAGCAGAGATACTTTGATGTTAACCTAGTGCCGGCTAACGATGATCATCCGTCGCATGACGTGGCAGTGGGGCAGAAATTTGTTAAGGAGGTATACGAGACCTTGAGGGCTAGTCCTCAGTGGAAAGAAATGGCATTGTTGATTACTTATGATGAGCATGGCGGGTTTTATGATCATGTGCCCACCCCTGTTGAAGGGGTGCCTAATCCTGATGGGATTATTGGGCCGGACCCCTATTATTTTGCGTTTGATCGATTGGGTGTTCGCGTGCCTACACTGTTGATCTCGCCCTGGATTGATAAGGGAGCTg TAATACACGAGCCCAACGGTCCAACTCCACATTCACAGTTCGAACACTCATCTATTCCTGCTACTGTAAAGAAACTTTTCAACCTAAAATCAAACTTCTTGACTAAAAGGGATGCATGGGCTGGAACTTTTGAAAATGCCTTCAAGCTCCGTGAGACTCCACGTGATGATTGTCCAG AGAAACTCCCAGAGGTAATGCAGAGTTTGAGGCCACGGGGTCCAAGGGAAGATGTTGAACTCTCTGAATTTCAACTCGAGTTGATCCAGCTTGCATCACAGCTCAATGGAGATCATGTACTGAACGCATACCCGGATATTGGAAAAGGCATGACCGTTGGTGAAGCAAATAGGTACGCCGAGGATGCAGTTGAGAGGTTCCTGGAAGCTGGAAGGGCTGCTCTGAGAGCTGGCGCAAATGAATCGGCCATTGTCATCATGAAGCCGTCCCTCACCACCAGAACTGCCGCTGAAGACGCTCGTTACCTGGAAACTTTCTAA